A window of the Campylobacter massiliensis genome harbors these coding sequences:
- the mqnP gene encoding menaquinone biosynthesis prenyltransferase MqnP: protein MQKFINILKDINELIVFKHSIFALPFIFTAMITASTQVNGTAWFGWKLLILGVLCAVSARNFAMAFNRYKDEDIDKLNPRTANRPSVDGRIGKTNLQIFIAANAAIFVLVAYLVNELAFWLSFPILAVLGGYSLFKRFSELAHLVLGLSLGLAPIAGAVAVTGEIPLFSVLLCLGVMFWVAGFDLLYSLQDIEFDREHGLFSIPSVYGEKATMFISAIFHATAVIFWLLFAWAGWLGAAAFVGILLCGGILIAEHRIVRRDFSKIDRAFFTLNGYLGILFFVFVWASL, encoded by the coding sequence ATGCAAAAATTTATAAATATTTTAAAAGATATTAACGAACTGATCGTTTTTAAGCACTCGATTTTCGCACTACCTTTTATATTTACCGCGATGATAACGGCGAGCACGCAGGTAAACGGCACGGCTTGGTTTGGCTGGAAGCTGCTTATTTTGGGCGTTCTTTGCGCGGTTTCGGCGCGAAATTTCGCGATGGCGTTTAACCGCTACAAGGACGAGGATATCGACAAACTAAACCCGCGCACGGCAAATCGCCCGAGCGTGGACGGACGTATCGGCAAGACGAATTTGCAAATTTTTATCGCGGCAAACGCCGCCATCTTCGTGCTCGTCGCCTATCTAGTAAACGAGCTTGCGTTTTGGCTGAGCTTTCCGATCCTGGCGGTGCTTGGCGGATATTCGCTTTTTAAACGTTTTAGCGAGCTAGCGCACCTAGTTTTAGGCCTCTCGCTGGGGCTTGCACCAATCGCCGGAGCCGTCGCTGTTACCGGCGAGATACCGCTTTTTAGCGTGCTGCTCTGCCTTGGCGTGATGTTTTGGGTGGCGGGATTTGACCTGCTTTATTCGCTCCAAGATATCGAATTTGACCGAGAGCACGGGCTTTTTAGCATCCCTAGCGTTTACGGCGAAAAGGCTACGATGTTTATCTCGGCGATATTTCACGCCACAGCCGTGATATTTTGGTTGCTTTTTGCGTGGGCTGGATGGCTTGGCGCGGCGGCCTTTGTGGGCATTTTGCTTTGCGGAGGCATCCTAATAGCCGAACACCGCATCGTTAGGCGGGATTTTAGCAAGATCGACCGCGCGTTTTTCACGCTAAACGGCTATCTGGGCATACTTTTTTTCGTTTTCGTTTGGGCTAGCTTATGA
- a CDS encoding DUF6115 domain-containing protein encodes MNNDLIIFVIFGLILTVLFVLVFIKDLEASRKFSRYEKAIESLIQELHAVKKQVANFNQSEPAEFDVVQLESNLEQRLNEKINQKITPIINTLQGIESSIDSFQSQQQDRLFTLEERTKSISKISAPNGEDDEKRIVQMYSEGKSVESIAKELCVGVGKVELTLKLRELI; translated from the coding sequence ATGAATAACGACTTGATAATATTTGTCATTTTCGGGCTGATTTTAACGGTGCTTTTCGTGCTGGTTTTTATAAAAGATTTAGAGGCTTCGAGGAAATTTTCAAGATACGAAAAAGCGATCGAAAGCCTGATACAAGAGCTTCACGCTGTAAAAAAACAGGTTGCGAATTTTAATCAAAGCGAGCCTGCCGAATTTGACGTAGTGCAGCTAGAAAGTAACCTCGAACAGCGTCTAAATGAAAAAATAAATCAAAAAATAACCCCGATAATAAACACCCTACAAGGCATCGAAAGCTCGATAGATAGCTTCCAAAGCCAGCAACAAGATAGACTTTTTACGCTTGAGGAGCGCACCAAAAGTATCAGCAAAATCTCCGCACCAAACGGCGAGGACGACGAAAAGCGCATCGTGCAGATGTATAGCGAAGGCAAAAGCGTCGAAAGCATCGCAAAAGAGCTGTGCGTGGGCGTGGGCAAGGTCGAGCTGACGCTAAAACTGCGAGAGCTGATATAG
- the moaA gene encoding GTP 3',8-cyclase MoaA → MLIDGHGRTVDYLRISVTQRCNFRCKYCMPKTPFSWEPRENLLSFEELFLFVKVCLDEGVKKIRITGGEPLLRKDLDKFIAMINDHSPDVDLAITTNGFMLKHYAKALKNAGLKRINMSLDSLKTEKAKFLAQKSVLHEVLAGLDAALEAGLKVKLNTVALRGVNDDEIVSLLEFARSMGCQIRFIEYMENIHANDELKGMKSAEILDVIAKKYRFEAAEKIPTGPASIYKLEDGYTFGVIDPHKHDFCESCNRIRLTAEGHLIPCLYFEDAMSIKDAVRKGDIAGASEILRQVLQNKPKENKWAIGAQNETSSRAFYQTGG, encoded by the coding sequence ATGTTAATAGACGGGCACGGACGGACGGTTGATTATCTGCGTATTTCGGTCACGCAAAGATGCAACTTTAGATGCAAATACTGCATGCCTAAAACTCCGTTTAGCTGGGAACCTAGAGAAAATTTACTGAGCTTTGAGGAGCTGTTTTTATTTGTCAAAGTCTGCCTAGACGAAGGCGTAAAAAAGATCCGCATAACCGGCGGCGAACCACTACTGCGCAAGGACTTGGACAAATTTATCGCGATGATAAACGATCACAGCCCGGACGTCGATCTAGCTATCACTACAAACGGCTTTATGCTCAAACACTACGCAAAAGCCCTAAAAAACGCGGGTTTAAAACGCATAAATATGTCGCTTGATAGCTTAAAAACTGAAAAGGCTAAATTTCTCGCGCAAAAAAGCGTCCTGCACGAGGTTTTAGCGGGCCTTGACGCTGCGCTTGAAGCCGGGCTAAAAGTCAAGCTAAACACCGTCGCGCTAAGAGGCGTAAACGATGATGAGATCGTCTCTTTGCTAGAGTTTGCGCGCTCTATGGGTTGTCAAATTCGCTTTATCGAATACATGGAAAACATCCACGCAAACGATGAACTAAAAGGCATGAAATCGGCTGAAATTTTAGACGTCATCGCGAAAAAATATCGCTTCGAAGCAGCCGAAAAGATCCCGACGGGGCCAGCCAGCATCTACAAGCTAGAGGACGGCTATACTTTTGGCGTCATCGACCCGCACAAACACGACTTTTGCGAGAGCTGCAACCGCATACGCCTCACGGCCGAGGGGCATCTCATCCCGTGCCTATACTTCGAGGATGCGATGAGCATAAAAGACGCCGTAAGAAAGGGCGATATCGCGGGAGCTAGCGAGATCTTGCGCCAAGTGTTGCAAAACAAACCCAAAGAAAACAAATGGGCGATCGGCGCTCAAAACGAGACCTCAAGCCGCGCCTTTTACCAAACGGGCGGCTGA
- a CDS encoding 7-carboxy-7-deazaguanine synthase QueE — MSLNLVESFLSIQGEGASSGRLAIFLRFAGCNLNCAGFGVRAVSPKTGETLTGCDTIRAVFTGHFSYQKILRADELIKITQNLSANLRQKPIIVITGGEPLLHHKNQILLDFLNFATSEGYEAHFETNGTIEVDFAKFEIYKRCRFAVSVKLENSGESEARRINASALKVIKQNATGSFYKFVLDKKSAEDGSAIAQISRILEICDAEVFCMPQGYDKISLEQNALAVAQFAIKHGFSYSDRLHIRLWGAKEGV, encoded by the coding sequence TTGAGTTTAAACCTAGTCGAGAGTTTCCTAAGCATCCAAGGCGAAGGCGCAAGCAGCGGCCGTTTGGCGATTTTTTTGCGTTTTGCTGGCTGCAATCTAAACTGCGCAGGCTTTGGAGTGCGCGCCGTCTCGCCCAAAACCGGCGAAACGCTAACAGGCTGCGACACGATCCGCGCAGTTTTTACGGGGCATTTTTCGTATCAAAAAATCTTGCGCGCGGACGAACTCATAAAAATAACGCAAAATTTGAGCGCAAATTTACGCCAAAAGCCTATCATCGTAATTACTGGCGGCGAGCCGCTACTACATCACAAAAATCAAATTTTGCTAGATTTTTTAAATTTTGCGACTAGCGAGGGCTACGAGGCGCATTTTGAAACAAACGGTACGATCGAGGTGGATTTTGCCAAATTTGAGATTTATAAAAGATGCCGCTTTGCCGTCAGCGTCAAGCTCGAGAATAGCGGCGAGAGCGAGGCTAGGCGTATCAACGCTAGCGCTCTAAAAGTCATAAAACAAAACGCCACGGGCAGTTTTTATAAATTCGTCCTTGATAAAAAAAGCGCGGAAGACGGCTCGGCCATAGCGCAAATTTCGCGTATTTTAGAGATTTGCGACGCGGAAGTCTTTTGTATGCCGCAAGGTTATGATAAAATAAGCCTCGAGCAAAACGCCTTAGCCGTCGCGCAGTTTGCGATCAAGCACGGTTTTAGCTACTCAGATCGCCTGCATATCAGGCTTTGGGGCGCAAAAGAAGGGGTTTAA
- a CDS encoding 6-pyruvoyl trahydropterin synthase family protein, protein MIIRKMFKFENAHIVRFCSSKRCKTSIHGHSYRAEILLESNFLDNAGMVYDFGLMKRDIGCIIDSFDHCTTIFSGDGAEYKNDLKKHSARWIEIPLNPSAEQFCRIFFVMIDRLLKTTQMQNGEREVKLHSVIVHETDTGYAQCFREDAYNAKMGEVNLNEIVFSEGVRAEWEDAELFEKIKLGKKIVNPKEV, encoded by the coding sequence ATGATAATAAGAAAAATGTTTAAATTTGAAAACGCTCATATCGTTAGATTTTGTAGCTCAAAACGCTGCAAAACCAGTATCCACGGGCACTCTTACAGGGCAGAAATTTTACTCGAGTCAAATTTCCTCGATAACGCGGGAATGGTGTATGATTTTGGCCTGATGAAGCGCGACATCGGCTGCATCATCGATAGCTTTGATCACTGCACGACGATATTTAGCGGCGACGGAGCCGAGTACAAAAACGACCTCAAAAAGCACTCCGCGCGCTGGATCGAGATCCCGCTAAACCCGTCCGCAGAGCAGTTTTGCAGGATATTTTTCGTGATGATCGATAGGCTTTTAAAAACCACGCAGATGCAAAACGGCGAGCGCGAAGTGAAGCTTCACAGCGTCATCGTCCACGAGACCGACACGGGCTACGCGCAGTGCTTCAGAGAGGATGCGTATAACGCCAAAATGGGCGAGGTAAATTTGAACGAGATCGTCTTTTCCGAGGGCGTTAGAGCCGAGTGGGAGGACGCGGAGCTGTTTGAGAAGATCAAGCTAGGCAAAAAAATAGTAAATCCAAAGGAGGTCTAG
- a CDS encoding 16S rRNA (uracil(1498)-N(3))-methyltransferase produces MKFLYSKEAKNEQIRLEGEAFLHLKARRAKVGERIDVRNLTDGQNHIYEIVNLDKRGAELNLIFSHDVEVRNSDLTLAWAVIDPKTIEKTLPSLNEMGVAKIVFFYGEFSQKNFKLDFSRLERILISSCEQCGRNDLMKFEIYKSLDELAKFYPNIALIDFEGQNLDGYAGKEILAVGPEGGFSGSEREAVAKKYGLRAKNILRSQTAILGIAAKILI; encoded by the coding sequence ATGAAATTTTTATATTCAAAAGAGGCCAAAAACGAACAGATCAGGCTTGAGGGCGAGGCGTTTTTGCACCTGAAGGCGCGGCGCGCTAAGGTGGGCGAGCGCATCGACGTGCGAAATTTGACCGATGGACAAAATCACATCTATGAAATCGTAAATTTAGACAAAAGGGGCGCGGAGCTAAATTTAATATTTTCGCACGACGTGGAAGTGCGAAATAGCGATCTAACGCTAGCTTGGGCCGTCATCGATCCAAAAACGATCGAAAAAACGCTACCTAGCCTAAACGAAATGGGCGTAGCTAAAATCGTCTTTTTTTACGGCGAGTTTTCGCAAAAAAACTTTAAACTCGATTTTTCGCGCCTAGAGCGCATTTTGATAAGCTCGTGCGAGCAGTGCGGACGAAATGATTTGATGAAATTTGAAATTTATAAAAGCCTGGACGAGCTAGCCAAATTTTACCCAAACATCGCTCTTATCGACTTTGAGGGCCAAAATCTAGACGGCTATGCGGGCAAGGAAATTTTAGCGGTCGGGCCCGAGGGGGGATTTAGCGGAAGCGAGCGAGAGGCGGTCGCGAAAAAATACGGACTGAGAGCAAAAAATATTTTGCGCTCGCAAACGGCGATTTTAGGCATAGCGGCTAAAATTTTAATTTAA
- the rpmE gene encoding 50S ribosomal protein L31 produces the protein MKKEIHPEFVECKVTCACGNTFTTKSNKNEIRVDICSECHPFFTGSEKIVDSAGRVDKFKKKYNLK, from the coding sequence ATGAAAAAAGAAATTCATCCGGAATTTGTTGAGTGCAAAGTAACTTGCGCTTGCGGCAACACCTTCACTACGAAGTCAAACAAAAACGAGATCAGAGTGGACATCTGCTCAGAGTGCCATCCGTTTTTCACGGGCAGCGAAAAGATCGTAGATAGCGCGGGCCGCGTCGATAAATTTAAGAAAAAATATAACTTAAAATAA
- the rsmI gene encoding 16S rRNA (cytidine(1402)-2'-O)-methyltransferase, whose translation MLYFIPTPIGNLSDISLRALSVLRECEILFCEDTRVAKSLVNLLNTRFDANINIQKFIPLHTHNEDEILSKIELEIFDKNIAFLSDAGMPGISDPGAALVNFAIKNDIAYEVLSGSNAALLAVVASGLCEKEFCFLGFLPNNGKERAAAVQNALNSPFPAVIYESPKRILSLILDFAKLEPNREIFAIKEATKKFEIKFRATASELAKKLLEANLSGEWCVVVQKNPNFTSEKITQNDILELEISPKAKAKLLAKITGRNAKEIYSELTR comes from the coding sequence TTGTTATATTTCATTCCTACTCCGATAGGAAATTTAAGCGATATCTCGCTTCGCGCTTTGAGCGTTTTGCGCGAATGCGAGATACTCTTTTGCGAAGATACCAGAGTCGCAAAATCTCTCGTAAACCTGCTAAATACGCGTTTTGACGCAAATATAAATATCCAAAAATTTATCCCGCTACACACGCATAACGAAGATGAAATTTTATCCAAAATCGAGCTTGAAATTTTTGATAAAAACATCGCGTTTTTAAGCGATGCGGGCATGCCGGGCATCAGCGATCCTGGAGCCGCGCTCGTAAATTTCGCGATAAAAAACGACATCGCATACGAAGTGCTAAGCGGATCAAACGCCGCGCTCTTAGCCGTCGTCGCAAGCGGTCTTTGCGAAAAAGAATTTTGCTTTTTAGGATTTTTGCCAAACAACGGCAAAGAGCGAGCCGCAGCGGTACAAAATGCGCTAAATTCGCCATTTCCCGCAGTCATCTACGAAAGCCCCAAACGCATACTTTCGCTCATTTTAGACTTTGCTAAACTTGAGCCGAATAGAGAAATTTTTGCCATAAAAGAGGCGACGAAAAAATTTGAAATCAAATTTAGAGCCACGGCAAGCGAGTTGGCAAAAAAGCTACTAGAGGCGAATCTAAGCGGCGAGTGGTGCGTCGTAGTGCAAAAAAATCCAAATTTTACATCAGAAAAAATCACTCAAAACGATATTTTAGAGCTTGAAATTTCCCCCAAAGCCAAGGCCAAACTCCTAGCCAAAATCACCGGCAGAAATGCCAAAGAAATTTACTCCGAACTCACTCGCTAA
- the rlmB gene encoding 23S rRNA (guanosine(2251)-2'-O)-methyltransferase RlmB yields the protein MIIYGKQLFLHIIKNYKKSVKTVYLAKECDKALFSQIVGVGAPIKRVDNQKAQALAHGGNHQGFLAEVEEFEFKSIDEIKKQNFIAVLYGLSDVGNIGAIVRTAHALGCGGVVVVAKNLAMEGVLRASSGAAYEANIALVEDGLSLLNELKQVGFKIYATASGGKNAHEVKFNQKVALVMGSEGEGLHKKVLAKSDEIVGIKMKNDWDSLNVSAAFAILCDRIINE from the coding sequence ATGATAATATACGGAAAACAGCTATTTTTGCACATCATAAAAAACTATAAAAAAAGCGTCAAAACGGTCTATCTCGCCAAGGAGTGCGACAAGGCGCTATTTTCGCAGATCGTAGGCGTCGGCGCGCCGATAAAACGCGTGGATAATCAAAAAGCTCAAGCTCTCGCACACGGCGGCAATCACCAGGGTTTTTTAGCCGAGGTCGAAGAGTTTGAGTTTAAGAGCATCGACGAGATAAAAAAACAAAATTTTATAGCGGTTTTATACGGACTTAGCGACGTTGGAAACATCGGTGCCATCGTCCGAACGGCGCATGCACTCGGCTGCGGAGGCGTCGTAGTCGTCGCTAAAAATTTAGCGATGGAAGGCGTGTTGCGAGCTAGTAGCGGTGCGGCCTACGAGGCAAATATCGCTCTCGTAGAGGACGGGCTTAGCTTGCTAAACGAGCTAAAACAAGTCGGATTTAAAATTTACGCCACGGCAAGCGGCGGTAAAAATGCCCACGAGGTCAAATTTAACCAAAAAGTCGCGCTCGTGATGGGCAGCGAGGGCGAAGGTTTGCACAAAAAAGTCCTTGCCAAAAGCGACGAAATAGTAGGAATAAAAATGAAAAACGACTGGGACAGCCTAAACGTCTCGGCCGCGTTTGCCATACTTTGCGATAGGATTATAAATGAATGA
- a CDS encoding phosphatidylglycerophosphate synthase has translation MNDISLIKELGLNEVSRRTHIEAEHLGYIADKNFEKLVRLNVKGFIKILERELNIDFSQWMSEYEAFMSERNQKNEHKSISVSPKISAYTADGKHSNTGVKLLGLALVAVLAGVIYVLNEGNHLSNVLNIFEDKNKSVTYTGAVAVQQAAKNLNEAKQESKNATNDENLYAIKNLEPILPTEENASATLAMPEVNLSVNTDKNETAQTNKEENITQNQEQNTSSDASKEIKQANDDKIWHLTASTKEIKIVPRKKTWLGVINLDENKKRSVDTTNSFTIEIGKKQLAVTGHGNINLEIDGQTIKFSDDRPKRFLIEKDKVSLLTYDEFVALNKGKSW, from the coding sequence ATGAATGATATAAGTTTGATAAAAGAGCTGGGACTAAACGAAGTCTCGAGAAGAACTCATATAGAGGCCGAGCACCTAGGCTACATCGCTGATAAAAATTTTGAAAAATTGGTACGTTTAAACGTTAAAGGCTTCATTAAAATTTTAGAGCGCGAGCTAAATATCGACTTTTCACAATGGATGAGCGAGTATGAGGCGTTTATGTCCGAGCGCAATCAAAAGAACGAACACAAAAGCATATCCGTATCGCCTAAGATATCCGCATACACCGCAGACGGCAAACACTCTAATACAGGCGTGAAACTCCTTGGTTTAGCGCTTGTTGCGGTTCTTGCGGGCGTAATATACGTACTTAACGAAGGTAATCACCTTAGCAATGTTTTAAACATTTTCGAAGACAAGAATAAAAGCGTTACCTACACGGGAGCCGTCGCCGTCCAACAAGCGGCCAAAAACCTAAACGAAGCAAAACAAGAGAGCAAAAACGCTACAAATGACGAAAATCTATATGCCATAAAAAATCTCGAGCCGATTTTACCAACCGAAGAAAATGCATCCGCAACCTTAGCTATGCCGGAAGTAAATTTAAGCGTAAATACCGACAAGAACGAAACCGCTCAAACAAATAAAGAAGAAAATATCACGCAAAATCAAGAGCAAAATACATCAAGCGATGCTTCTAAAGAGATAAAGCAAGCAAACGACGATAAAATTTGGCATCTGACGGCAAGCACCAAAGAGATAAAAATCGTACCGCGCAAAAAAACGTGGCTGGGCGTTATAAATTTGGACGAAAATAAAAAGCGCTCCGTAGATACGACAAATAGCTTCACAATCGAAATAGGCAAAAAGCAGCTCGCAGTAACCGGGCATGGCAATATAAACCTCGAAATAGACGGACAAACGATCAAATTTAGCGACGATAGGCCAAAAAGATTTTTAATAGAAAAAGACAAGGTTTCGCTGCTCACATACGACGAATTTGTAGCTCTAAACAAGGGCAAATCATGGTAA
- a CDS encoding LL-diaminopimelate aminotransferase — translation MFDEIRFNTIERLPNYVFAEVNAIKMAARRAGEDIIDFSMGNPEGRTPQHIVDKLCESAQKDKTHGYSASAGIYKLRLAICNWYKRKYGVNLDPDTEAVAVMGSKEGFVHLAQAVINPGDVAVVPDPAYPIHTQAFLFAGGSVAKMPLKYNDKFELDENKFFEDLLHTIRSSSPKPKYVVVNFPHNPTTVTVQKSFYERLVAMSKQERFYVISDIAYADLTFDGYKTPSIFEVEGAKDVAVECYTLSKSYNMAGWRVGFLCGNKRLCAALKKIKSWVDYGMFTPIQVSATVALDGDQSCVEDIRQIYEKRRDVMLEAFASAGWEMHKPSSSMFIWAKIPPQVGNIGSLEFSKQLLTKASVAVSPGIGFGEGGNDYVRLALIENENRIRQAARNVKKYLKEFA, via the coding sequence ATGTTTGACGAGATTAGATTTAATACGATAGAACGACTTCCAAACTACGTATTTGCCGAGGTAAACGCCATAAAAATGGCCGCACGCCGAGCGGGCGAAGATATCATCGACTTTTCGATGGGAAACCCCGAAGGCCGCACGCCTCAACACATCGTCGATAAGCTCTGCGAAAGCGCTCAAAAAGATAAAACCCACGGCTACTCGGCGAGCGCTGGCATCTACAAACTACGCCTAGCCATCTGCAACTGGTACAAGCGCAAATACGGCGTAAATTTAGACCCCGACACCGAGGCTGTCGCCGTTATGGGCAGTAAAGAGGGCTTTGTGCACCTAGCTCAGGCCGTGATAAACCCGGGCGACGTAGCCGTAGTGCCGGATCCTGCCTACCCGATCCACACGCAGGCGTTTTTATTTGCCGGCGGTAGCGTGGCGAAGATGCCGCTAAAATACAACGACAAATTTGAGCTTGACGAAAATAAATTTTTCGAAGACCTACTTCACACTATCCGCTCAAGCTCGCCAAAACCAAAATACGTCGTCGTAAATTTCCCACACAATCCGACGACCGTAACCGTGCAAAAGAGCTTCTACGAGCGGCTAGTCGCGATGAGCAAACAAGAGCGCTTTTACGTGATCTCGGACATCGCCTACGCAGACCTTACTTTTGACGGCTACAAGACGCCTAGTATATTTGAAGTAGAAGGCGCAAAAGACGTCGCCGTCGAGTGTTACACCCTATCAAAAAGCTACAATATGGCCGGTTGGCGCGTCGGATTTTTGTGCGGAAACAAGCGCCTTTGCGCCGCTCTTAAAAAGATAAAATCATGGGTCGATTACGGCATGTTTACCCCGATCCAAGTCTCCGCTACCGTCGCACTAGACGGCGATCAAAGCTGCGTCGAGGATATCCGTCAAATTTACGAAAAACGTCGCGACGTGATGCTAGAAGCCTTTGCAAGTGCCGGCTGGGAGATGCATAAGCCAAGCTCGAGTATGTTTATCTGGGCAAAAATCCCGCCGCAAGTCGGAAACATCGGCAGCCTCGAGTTTTCCAAACAACTGCTTACTAAAGCAAGCGTCGCGGTGAGCCCGGGTATCGGCTTTGGCGAGGGCGGCAACGACTACGTGCGCCTTGCTCTCATCGAGAACGAAAATCGTATCCGCCAAGCGGCGCGAAACGTCAAGAAATATCTGAAAGAATTTGCATGA
- a CDS encoding homoserine dehydrogenase, whose product MNIAILGVGTVGEAVAKILLQNKKLIAARCGEEIVPVIGVVRNLSKKRDIAIPLTDDIDSVLEREDIDVFVELMGGVEEPFRIVSKILERKKAVVTANKALLAYHRYALQNLAQNTPFGFEASVAGGIPIIRALREGLSANHILSINGILNGTSNYILTSMMSKGSNFADVLKKAQELGYAEADPTFDVGGFDAAHKLLILASIAYGVHGNPEDILIEGIEGITPEDIFFANDFEYVIKLLAIAKKTGDKVELRVHPALVPKDKMIAKTDGVTNAVSVVGDAVGETMFYGPGAGGPATASSVISDLIDIARDGKSPMLGYKAPFELNALELLDPSEIRTKYYFRLRVEDKVGVLAKITNLMSENNLSIDSLLQKPKDESPYATLFFTTHTSVEKDVRRTMEILQEQEFVKEKPFMMRIEE is encoded by the coding sequence ATGAATATAGCCATTTTAGGCGTCGGCACGGTCGGAGAAGCCGTTGCTAAAATTTTACTCCAAAACAAAAAACTGATCGCGGCAAGATGCGGCGAAGAGATAGTTCCGGTTATCGGCGTCGTTAGAAATTTAAGCAAAAAAAGAGACATCGCCATCCCTCTCACGGACGATATAGATAGCGTGCTAGAGCGCGAGGATATCGACGTTTTCGTCGAGCTTATGGGCGGCGTCGAGGAGCCTTTTAGGATCGTTAGTAAAATTTTAGAGCGTAAAAAAGCCGTCGTAACGGCAAACAAAGCGCTACTAGCCTATCACCGCTACGCCTTGCAAAATTTAGCGCAAAACACGCCGTTTGGCTTTGAGGCTAGCGTCGCGGGCGGCATACCTATCATCAGAGCCCTTCGCGAGGGCCTTAGTGCAAACCACATCCTAAGCATCAACGGGATTTTAAACGGCACGAGCAACTATATCTTAACCTCGATGATGAGCAAGGGTTCAAATTTCGCGGACGTGCTAAAAAAAGCCCAGGAGCTAGGATATGCCGAGGCCGATCCGACATTTGACGTCGGAGGCTTTGACGCGGCGCACAAGCTACTAATCCTAGCCAGCATCGCATACGGCGTGCACGGCAACCCCGAAGACATCCTGATAGAAGGTATCGAAGGCATAACGCCAGAGGATATCTTTTTCGCTAACGATTTCGAGTACGTCATCAAGCTACTAGCTATCGCCAAAAAAACAGGCGACAAGGTTGAGCTGCGCGTGCATCCGGCACTAGTACCAAAAGATAAAATGATAGCTAAAACAGACGGCGTGACAAATGCCGTGAGCGTAGTGGGCGACGCAGTCGGCGAGACGATGTTTTACGGTCCGGGCGCGGGCGGTCCGGCGACGGCGAGCTCGGTCATCAGCGACCTGATCGACATCGCCAGAGACGGCAAATCTCCGATGCTAGGCTACAAGGCGCCGTTTGAGCTAAATGCGCTTGAGCTCCTAGATCCGAGCGAAATTCGCACGAAATATTATTTTAGGCTCAGGGTCGAGGACAAGGTTGGCGTGCTGGCTAAAATCACGAATTTAATGAGCGAAAACAACCTCTCTATCGATAGTCTGCTACAAAAACCAAAGGACGAAAGTCCGTATGCGACACTATTTTTCACAACGCACACAAGCGTGGAAAAGGACGTCAGACGCACTATGGAGATTTTACAAGAGCAAGAGTTCGTAAAAGAAAAACCTTTTATGATGAGGATAGAAGAGTAA
- a CDS encoding YraN family protein yields MGLRAYLFGKSSEDLACEFLLKNGCEILARNFSSKFGEIDVIAKRDGVLRFVEIKATQGDYEAEYRLTPAKFNKILKTIDFYLLQNSANADFQVDLIAIKKGEIKWIENISL; encoded by the coding sequence TTGGGACTTAGGGCGTATCTTTTCGGCAAGAGCTCGGAGGATCTGGCGTGCGAGTTTTTACTAAAAAACGGCTGCGAGATACTTGCTAGAAATTTTAGCTCCAAATTCGGCGAGATCGACGTCATCGCCAAAAGAGACGGCGTTTTGCGCTTCGTCGAAATCAAAGCCACGCAGGGCGACTATGAGGCCGAGTATCGCCTCACGCCCGCTAAATTTAATAAAATTTTAAAAACTATCGATTTTTATCTGCTACAAAACAGTGCAAATGCCGATTTTCAGGTCGATTTGATCGCGATAAAAAAGGGCGAAATAAAGTGGATAGAAAATATTAGTTTGTAA